A part of Bacillus horti genomic DNA contains:
- a CDS encoding 3-hydroxybutyryl-CoA dehydrogenase produces MEMNKVMVIGAGQMGSGIAQVMAQAGLEVLLHDVKEDFVQSGMTKITKNLSRQVEKQKLDPKESEAILSRLRTTIDLGDANEVDIVIEAAVENMEIKKNIFARLDDITQEHTILATNTSSLPITEIAAETKKPERVIGMHFMNPVPVMKLVEVIRGLATSQEVFQAVFDLSKKLNKIPVEVNDFPGFVANRVLMPMINEAIYTVYEGVTSPEEVDQVMKLGMNHPMGPLTLADFIGLDTCLYIMETLQEGFGDDKYRPCPLLRKYVKAGWLGRKTGRGFYVYNE; encoded by the coding sequence ATGGAAATGAATAAGGTTATGGTCATAGGAGCAGGGCAAATGGGTTCAGGGATCGCCCAGGTGATGGCTCAAGCTGGCTTAGAAGTCCTTTTACATGATGTAAAGGAGGATTTTGTACAGAGCGGTATGACTAAAATCACTAAGAATCTTTCAAGACAGGTCGAGAAACAGAAGCTGGACCCTAAGGAGTCCGAAGCTATTCTATCAAGATTACGGACAACAATTGATCTTGGTGATGCCAATGAGGTAGACATTGTCATCGAAGCGGCTGTTGAGAATATGGAGATTAAGAAGAACATTTTTGCACGGCTCGATGACATTACTCAGGAGCATACAATTTTAGCCACGAACACGTCCTCTCTGCCCATAACTGAAATTGCAGCTGAAACGAAAAAGCCTGAACGCGTCATTGGAATGCATTTTATGAACCCTGTTCCAGTGATGAAGCTTGTTGAGGTTATCCGGGGACTTGCCACGTCTCAGGAAGTTTTTCAAGCCGTATTTGATTTATCTAAAAAACTAAACAAAATTCCCGTAGAGGTTAATGATTTTCCGGGCTTTGTAGCCAATCGAGTGCTTATGCCGATGATTAACGAGGCGATCTATACAGTGTATGAGGGAGTAACCTCTCCGGAGGAGGTTGATCAGGTTATGAAGCTAGGGATGAACCACCCTATGGGACCACTAACGTTAGCTGACTTTATAGGCCTAGATACATGCCTGTATATTATGGAAACGTTACAGGAAGGCTTTGGGGACGACAAGTATCGCCCATGTCCATTGCTACGAAAATATGTGAAAGCTGGCTGGCTAGGACGTAAAACAGGAAGAGGCTTTTACGTATA